A region of the Aethina tumida isolate Nest 87 chromosome 3, icAetTumi1.1, whole genome shotgun sequence genome:
aaattttgttttaggaacgtaaaaaaaatacaataaaagatTTCGTATCAGTTGCTGGACCCCTTCATGTATCTCACTTGTCAATATTCTCAAGGACTGAAACAGGCATGTTTCTGAAAATAGCACGTTTGCCCAGAGGACCTACACTATCTTTTAAAGTTCACAATTTTTCATTGGCCAGAGATGTTGTCTCATCCTTAAAAAAACAGCTTGTTGTTGAACAAGCATTCAAACATTCACCATTAATTGTGCTGAACAGTTTTTCGGGTGAGGGTTTACAAATGAAACTTATGACTTCCATGTTCCAAAATATGTTTCCcaccattaatttaacatcTGTGGACTTAAATACAGTGAGGAGGTGTGTTTTAATGAACTACAACCCAACAACAAAGTTAATAGATTTTAGACactatgttattaaattaatgcctGTGGGCATTTCAAAAGGAGTGAAAAAAGTTGTACAAGGAAAAGTTCccaatttatcaaaatgtgaagatatttcagaatttttaacaaagtGAGTATATCAATTATGCgaacacaataatttattcattccaTGTCTTTTCTAAGGTCTGGAGTTTTGTCTGAGAGTGAGTTTGAGGATGACCCAGGTAACCATGTGACATTGGCTCAGAAAATTGCAACTAGAGGTAACATTGAATCAGGCAAATCAGCAATCAGGTTAAGTGAACTGGGTCCAAGACTTACAttacaacttattaaaattgaagatgGATTGATGGATGGTGAAGTTCTGTATCATGATTTAATTCACAAGACAGAGGAAGAGAAGGCTGAAATTGAGAAGAAGAGGGAACAAAAGAAGTATATTTTCGGTATTTGTGTAATGAATATTTGATgactcatttttttataggaaattaaaagaaaaacggAAAAAGATTCAGGAACAGAACACCAAATTAAAGGAACAACAGAAGTTagaaatgaaagaaaaatcattaaaggGTATGCAAAAGGGCAAATCTGAAACAGATATACTTATGTCAAAGAGTACAAGAGAAGCAAATCAGGAAGTTCCTGTTGAAGAAGATGATGATAGAGAATATTACAAGGAAGAGGTGGGAGAAGAACCTGATCAaggtacataatttttttgttttatgtaaaatagttgtataatttttaattgtttttagacTTATTCACATCAAGTCACAGTGGTACTAAAAGGCCAGCAACTTTCCATAGCTACAAAAGTAAGAGGATGAAAGTGGATGATGAAAAGAAAACTTATGGGGGAAAGAAAACCAATGAAAAGTTTGGCAATAAAAAACGTTTTGATAATGACAGGAAAGATAAGAAATTTGGTAAAGGTGGACAGAAGTTTAAAAAGAGCGACGGATCTGATAAACGTGATAAAAAATTCGGCGGAAAGAAAAGAGGAATTGACAAAACCAATTCACAAAATAGAGATCATAGACCCATTGGAGGTGGTCACTCAAAAAttggaaggaaaaaatataatagcaAAAAGAGATAGTTTTtgcaaatttatgtaataaattgtttttattaagtatattaaaatgattttaatataatttttttattatttatatcctTTGCTTGGATTCATAAATTTGCTGTAAACTTATGAAGCCTTTTATTTGCCTATTTTGTGTTAATAAGTTTACctgaaaattatgtttaatgtttGAGGGAATTAATAGATTCTTTGGTAATTTGATGaatacaaacatttaaattaactaatcgttttattctctatttcttttaaagcttttattctGTTTTCTTCTCTAATCTTAGCTTCACGCATTCTTCTTTCTTTTCTGGTTTCTTCCCGGCAGacgaaatatttttctctaaaatctGTAATgttacttttttgtttttttaattcttcttcTGTAGGCTCCCTATATTTCTCAAAAGTTAACAACCGCCGCGACGTTACTTTTGTTAACGTTTGTTCGCAATTGGCAACCAATTTTAGAGCTGGATGTGAGGGTAAACCCGCTTCGCTATAATCCTCTCTGAAAGAGCACAatttatgaaatgaattatgtacaattgtgttttataatgtatataccTGTATACAGGAAACCAAACAACTAATCGCCCCCCAATTTTCAAGAATTTGGCAGAAAATATTAGGAGGTCTCTGTAAAGATTTGATATACTGTAATCAATTTTTGCAGGAATGTGAGTGGATAAATGTTCTTCTTTAATTTTGCAGTCTTCCTTTTCAGTTCCAACTCTTTCTGTGGCTTCTCTTATACCATATGGAGCTAAAACATTCATTCtaaaacatcaattaaataaaattattttaacaaataacttACGGTCTGTGATTATTGaatcaaattttagtttatcatTCCAAAAAACTGAtgcaaaatcattaattaaaacatctaTATATCTGTGTtccaaattatattgtttcatGTTTGCTTTGATACTTTCATCTTGTTCTCTTTGCTAAAATGACTAcacatgaaattaattatgaaatatttttatggtacGCACCTTTTGCTTAATTCTTGAAGGTCTTGTTTTTGCATGcaacattaaataatcaatgtcACCCCCTAATACATATCCACCAAATTGAGCTGCAGCTACTAGCAATGAACCTGAGCCAACAAAAGGATCTAAAACCAAATCTCCTTCTTTAATTTTAGCCTGATTAGCCATTAAGAGTGACAACTGAGGATCCATGCTTGTATTTCCTATAAATTTTCGcgtttttaaagaaaactttttaattagttgtCTTAAGCCATTGGCTATCTAAAAAAGTGGAttcattaacaatattaatattttaattactttaatattattacccATCTACCAAAAAAAACTTGGTAAGGATATTCTGGAGGATTGTTTGCCTTTGTAccataatattcaatatattgaaacaatacATCTGGATTTTTTAAGTTCACTGGCCCTTGGACTggcaaataattgaaattctaCAAATGGCtgactataataatttaataatttatttatgaaaattacaaaCCTCCAGTTTGTCTACTTTTTCATTTTGGGAAAAATGTCTATTGAATGTCTCAActtctattttaaatgatttatcagCAGTAAGATAAGGTTCCATTAACGTGTTGGGATAGTTTCTCATCTTCTCATGTAAACTTTCAATACTTGTAGCATGAGCCCACAATTCCAAGGTGCTTCGCAAGGACACTGAACGAGTAGTCAAATCTTTTACATCTTTCTCTGAAGAGAATTGTACAATACAATAAGGgtccttaaattaatatgtagtaaaataaaattatatgaaaaatatattattacgtACATCTTTATTGGGCTTCTCAACATATCTCATTTGAATTTTCAGAAGTGAAAGAAGTGATTCAATTTCCTGCAAATAATAACTAGTTTGTTCGTAAgagttatgtatttttatacttacagCATATCTAAAGTCAATGTGTTCTTGAGCGAACcacaataaatatgttttccaatttttattcattgtaaACAAGTTAGGTTAAAATAGGTTAGAAAACAGGGGTGCTGTGTGTGCTATAGTTGAGACGTATTTTAGTACTGctcaaatttgtttaacattttagcctcaaattttaaaaactaaatttacgtTACAATAATGTTGTGGTAAATTTCAAGTCTTAATTTCACTAGTatgaagataataataattcagtcataaaaattatacagtagtggtcattattatagaaactttttaaaatgttaattatttcagcCATAACTCTTTCACTCaatataaactgttaaaataatattaatttactattgctgtttcaaatagttttataataagtactttattcttattctataaattgtcacacatttttttaaattatttggacaaaaatagcaactttaataatgaaagtgtttttttaattattttttaattattatttaattatgtttttattaaat
Encoded here:
- the LOC109594401 gene encoding protein Peter pan, with product MGKRKKGRSVKKNPNVNLESEEVVQAPHSFVIHRGLPGGHTLELTKDFRRVMEPFTATSLKERKKNTIKDFVSVAGPLHVSHLSIFSRTETGMFLKIARLPRGPTLSFKVHNFSLARDVVSSLKKQLVVEQAFKHSPLIVLNSFSGEGLQMKLMTSMFQNMFPTINLTSVDLNTVRRCVLMNYNPTTKLIDFRHYVIKLMPVGISKGVKKVVQGKVPNLSKCEDISEFLTKSGVLSESEFEDDPGNHVTLAQKIATRGNIESGKSAIRLSELGPRLTLQLIKIEDGLMDGEVLYHDLIHKTEEEKAEIEKKREQKKKLKEKRKKIQEQNTKLKEQQKLEMKEKSLKGMQKGKSETDILMSKSTREANQEVPVEEDDDREYYKEEVGEEPDQDLFTSSHSGTKRPATFHSYKSKRMKVDDEKKTYGGKKTNEKFGNKKRFDNDRKDKKFGKGGQKFKKSDGSDKRDKKFGGKKRGIDKTNSQNRDHRPIGGGHSKIGRKKYNSKKR
- the LOC109594411 gene encoding tRNA (guanine(10)-N2)-methyltransferase homolog, which encodes MNKNWKTYLLWFAQEHIDFRYAEIESLLSLLKIQMRYVEKPNKDDPYCIVQFSSEKDVKDLTTRSVSLRSTLELWAHATSIESLHEKMRNYPNTLMEPYLTADKSFKIEVETFNRHFSQNEKVDKLENFNYLPVQGPVNLKNPDVLFQYIEYYGTKANNPPEYPYQVFFGRWIANGLRQLIKKFSLKTRKFIGNTSMDPQLSLLMANQAKIKEGDLVLDPFVGSGSLLVAAAQFGGYVLGGDIDYLMLHAKTRPSRIKQKQREQDESIKANMKQYNLEHRYIDVLINDFASVFWNDKLKFDSIITDPPYGIREATERVGTEKEDCKIKEEHLSTHIPAKIDYSISNLYRDLLIFSAKFLKIGGRLVVWFPVYREDYSEAGLPSHPALKLVANCEQTLTKVTSRRLLTFEKYREPTEEELKKQKSNITDFREKYFVCREETRKERRMREAKIREENRIKALKEIENKTIS